From Salmo salar chromosome ssa04, Ssal_v3.1, whole genome shotgun sequence, one genomic window encodes:
- the LOC106602215 gene encoding GTPase IMAP family member 9-like: MTEQNKEVRIVLVGKIGSGKSATGNAILGRKAFESKMSAISVTSSSKKKRGMVGGQHVAVIDTPGLFDTKLTQEEALKEISQCLLFSAPGPHVFLVVLKLGGFTEEQQNILKMIQKLFGDEASKYTMLVFTHGDLLDDVTIEDFLHGNPKLESFIAECNGGYHVFKNKDQNPSQVTELLEKIDKMVKMNGGSHYTTEMFQEAERVIEEEKNRILRENEEKIRGERVELKAKFEGVCLREEVEKQGIKQEREARKNAEKFNNMRTGAGIGVALGTFGGPVGMSVGAALGVAVGAGVNLCNTQ; encoded by the exons ATGACCG AACAAAATAAAGAGGTCCGGATTGTTCTGGTTGGAAAGATTGGATCTGGGAAGAGCGCAACAGGAAACGCCATCCTGGGGAGAAAAGCGTTTGAATCCAAAATGTCCGCTATTTCTGTGACATCCTCAAGTAAAAAGAAAAGAGGAATGGTGGGAGGGCAACATGTAGCTGTCATCGACACACCTGGCTTGTTTGACACTAAGTTAACACAGGAGGAGGCACTGAAAGAGATCTCACAGTGCCTGCTTTTCTCTGCTCCTGGTCCCCATGTGTTCCTGGTTGTGCTCAAGCTGGGAGGATTCACTGAAGAGCAGCAGAACATTTTGAAGATGATCCAGAAACTATTTGGTGATGAAGCATCCAAATACACCATGCTTGTCTTCACACATGGAGACCTTCTTGATGATGTAACAATTGAAGACTTCCTGCATGGAAATCCCAAACTGGAAAGTTTCATTGCCGAATGTAATGGGGGATATCATGTCTTCAAAAACAAAGATCAGAATCCCTCCCAGGTCACTGAGCTGCTTGAGAAGATAGACAAGATGGTGAAGATGAATGGAGGAAGCCACTACACCACTGAGATGTTCCAGGAGGCTGAGAGAGTGATTGAAGAGGAGAAGAACAGGATCctgagagagaatgaagagaagATACGTGGAGAGAGGGTAGAACTGAAGGCAAAGTTTGAAGGAGTGTGTCTAAGAGAAGAAGTAGAGAAGCAGGGGATAAAACAGGAAAGAGAAGCTAGAAAGAATGCTGAGAAATTTAACAACATGAGAACAGGTGCTGGAATCGGAGTGGCTTTGGGAACATTTGGAGGCCCAGTTGGTATGTCAGTTGGTGCAGCACTGGGAGTTGCAGTGGGAGCTGGAGTAAATTTATGCAATACTCAATGA